Sequence from the Terriglobia bacterium genome:
ACCTTCGTTTGGACATTTTAACCTCCTTGACGATACTGGCCACTCGCGCGGCGAGGTGATGCTTTTCAAGAAACAACGGCGCGGGCGCCATGTTGAGCCGTTCTCGGATACCGGAAACTGCCAACAGAGCATCAACGTACCCATCGCGCGCCTGAGTGCACTGAATGACATGACGATCCACCGTCTGCTCGCGGGCAAGCTGGATTTGGGCGAGCAGCCACCACAGGGCGGGATGGAACCAAAACACGGTGCCGACACATTCCTCAAACACGGTAAACGGCCAATCCCGACGCCCGACGTGGACCAATTCGTGCCAAACGACCAGGGCCTGTATCTTCGGTTCCAGTTCCAGAAACGTGGGAGGAAGAAGCACCACCGCTCTGTTGACCCCAAAGGTGACTGGTCCGGCCAGATCTTCGCAAACCCTCAGATGGGTCCAGTTGCGCAAACGGAATTGAACGGCCCGAACGGAATCGGAAACCGGATCAAGCGCAACCGAGACACCTCTTAGCCGGCGTAGACGATAGAGACCCAGAATCAACCACCCCGCGCGGATCCCCATGCCGGCGATTAAGGACGCCAAGATAAACTCGCGCGTCGGGAACGACCGACGGGCCGGACTCACCGGAACGGACACACTCTTTGTTACTCCCGATACGATTTCACCCGAAACGGCTACCACGGCACGCCGCCACGGTTGGATCAGCGGGAGGAGCAGGCACGCCGCCAGTGCGATTTGCCAGTAGACGAGGCGGGCCCGGGGGTCGTGCATTCTCAACACAAAGGGCGCCAGAGCAACGACCGCCACCAGCAAGGCAATTTGCCCGTTGTAAGACCAAAAATTGCTCCAGGCCAGTTCGGTCATGACTTCTTCCCGATCAGCCGCGAGATCTCCTCAAGATCCCGGGAGGTTAGTTTCCGGTCTCTCACTAAATGCAGGAGCAAGGGTGCTGCAGACCCATTAAAGACCCGCTGGAGGAACTCCCGGACCATCGCCTGCACCACCTGTCGCTGCGGCTGGGTCGGACGGTAGAGGTACGCCCGATCGACCAGGGTTCTCTTCAGGCGCTTCTTCTGTTCCAGGATCTTCATCATCGTCATCACCGTGGTATAGGCCACCTTGCGGCGTTCCCGGAGGGTTTCATACACGTCACGGACGGTCGCCTGTCTGCGTCCCCACACGATCTGCATGATCTCCAGCTCCAGGTCGGTCAACGTCGATGTCTTGGGTTTCATACTAATACTTTAGTACTAAGTAATTGGTAATGTCAAGAACACAATGATTTCCCCGTTGGGTCTGTTCAATTGTATAAAAGTTCAGACCTGACCCGAGGAATCGTTGCGGATGAGGGATGTCTTTCTGTTGGAAAGGTCTGACCCGAAAAGCCTTCCGAGGGCTTCCTGCCCCGGGGTGCCGCAGGCATGTGTTCTGTACATGCCTGCGGCTGCCAGAGTCCTGGAGGCCGCG
This genomic interval carries:
- a CDS encoding BlaI/MecI/CopY family transcriptional regulator, which translates into the protein MKPKTSTLTDLELEIMQIVWGRRQATVRDVYETLRERRKVAYTTVMTMMKILEQKKRLKRTLVDRAYLYRPTQPQRQVVQAMVREFLQRVFNGSAAPLLLHLVRDRKLTSRDLEEISRLIGKKS